The following proteins are encoded in a genomic region of Veillonellales bacterium:
- a CDS encoding Glu/Leu/Phe/Val dehydrogenase dimerization domain-containing protein — protein MKRLERITRCYTAKILPILGTEQDVPTPDVNTDAQVMAWIMDTYSSYQGHFVPAVVTGKPLEIGGSLGRREATGRGVMFTMLQEQGFSIVAIGDASCAFYKPDGLDIHAAIRYTKKNKGLLKGYCEEGARLISNQDLLGPDVDILIPAALENQINEQNAAYIRAKIIVEAANGQFLILNEYRMSSLFIGMKLTLTTI, from the coding sequence TTGAAAAGACTAGAACGTATTACAAGGTGCTACACTGCAAAAATTTTGCCTATACTGGGAACGGAGCAGGATGTGCCAACACCGGATGTAAATACGGATGCACAGGTTATGGCGTGGATTATGGATACTTATAGTTCTTACCAAGGCCATTTCGTTCCGGCGGTTGTAACGGGGAAACCCTTGGAAATTGGCGGATCTTTAGGGAGACGTGAAGCTACAGGACGCGGTGTCATGTTCACCATGTTGCAGGAACAAGGTTTTTCCATTGTGGCCATTGGTGATGCCTCCTGTGCTTTTTATAAACCGGATGGTCTGGATATTCATGCTGCTATACGTTATACAAAGAAAAATAAAGGTTTACTTAAGGGATATTGCGAAGAAGGGGCTAGGCTGATCAGTAATCAGGATTTGCTGGGACCGGATGTGGATATATTAATTCCTGCTGCTCTGGAAAACCAAATCAACGAACAAAATGCCGCCTATATACGTGCTAAAATTATCGTGGAAGCTGCTAACGGACAGTTCCTTATTTTGAATGAGTACAGAATGAGCAGTCTTTTCATTGGGATGAAACTTACATTAACGACAATCTGA